Part of the Candidatus Rokuibacteriota bacterium genome, CTCGACGATCTCGCCTTCCACGTTGACGCCGCGGGTACGGAGGGCGTCCACCACCTTCCCCAGATCGTCGCAGCGGATCGAGAGGCAGACGTGGTCCATCCCCGCCTCCGGGGTCGGAGACGGCACCGCGGGATCGAGGGGAAGGAGGTCGATGTAGGCTTCGCCAAAACGGAGGTGGATCAGCGAGAGCTTCGGGTTGACGTGATCGAGGGTGGCGCCGAGCTGCTCGCAGTAGAAGCGCTGGGACGCGTCCTGGTTCCTGACGCGGAGGACCACGTGATCGACGCCGAGGGGCTCGAAGAGCCTGTCCATAGCTACCTCCTGGACATCGCGT contains:
- a CDS encoding VOC family protein, with product MDRLFEPLGVDHVVLRVRNQDASQRFYCEQLGATLDHVNPKLSLIHLRFGEAYIDLLPLDPAVPSPTPEAGMDHVCLSIRCDDLGKVVDALRTRGVNVEGEIVE